Genomic DNA from Nicotiana tabacum cultivar K326 chromosome 21, ASM71507v2, whole genome shotgun sequence:
GAATTTATCCTACTCAGGTATTGCACTCAACCTCGCCGTGAACTTCCCTCTCCGCCCATCACCGCCACCACCACTACTCCTCCTCCCTCTTCTCCCCTCAGCCACCGTCGAACCACCGCCACCCGCCACCTTCTTCCCTAACTTCCCACCATCTTTCTCTCCTGAAAATAAATCAACTTTATTACGACACCCACATTTCTCTTTACCACAAATACTATTCAATGCAGAACTAGCCTTCACTGCTAACTCAGCCATTTCTTCCGCCTTAAGCTTACGTTTCAGCCGGTTCAAAGGCAAAGCAAAATACAGTTGACCCAATTGAAGCTCTTCGTCAGATTTTATGGCTGATACAATATCTCCAAACTCCATTTCATCTGAATTGCAAATAAAGATATTTGGATCTTTTTGTAAGAGATATGAAGCTTTTATAGGATAAGAGAATTCTTGTAATCTTCCGTCTTGTAGTATTAATTTTGCTGTAGCTACTGATGTAGATTCGCAAGAATTGCATATACCCATTTTGCTGCTGTGCTTTGGTGATCTGATTCAACAAGAGAGGATTGATTTAGTTGCTTGTGTTAGAAGAAAATGGATGAATGAAGTAATGAACAATTTGTATACATGAGAAAAATTTAGGAGGAGAGAAGAAAGGAGGAAGGTATAAGTAGGAGATGAGAATGCATTGAGTAATATACCAGGAAGCGACGTACGTCAATTATGTACAGCAATGAGACAATAAAAATCTTACGGTACAGTCTACTTAATAACAACTTCTTTCGGTCCTTTTTTATTTATCACTTCAACTAAAAATAGTGGTAAAAAATATTATACTCATTTTAAAAATCCAGAAGGCgttattttctttataatttcATTCTTACTACTAAAATATGACTCATAACAGTCATTAATTAACTATTTATAAAAAAGATAAGGGTAATTAAAATCTTAATCAGCAAAACCGGAGGAAGTAGTAGTAATGATGATGTTTCATTAAGAACAATAACAATGTTACTGCTACTATTTAAACTTTAAAgagtcaaataatatttttttgtcatCATTTATTTATGTATCTATATAAATAACAATTTTTTTTCGAGTTATTGCTTCTTAATTTTAGAAATTCAAATATCAAATAAAGAACTGAAATCTTTATATATTTGACTTCTCGCAAAACTTAACTTGttgatcattttttttttttttttgcataggagtaataatttttatacaaaaataAGGAATGGCCTTTATGTTCTAGTTATGTTACTGCCATTAGCGGGCAGTGCATTGCCAACCTGTAAACTCATGGGTGACAGGTTGtatattgggaaaaaactgaatttatataTTGAaaatgacgtgtcatgacacgtgaactggtcaaatggtcaaaacacGGTAATCAACCAAGAAGGCACGGGCGACAACAGATACGGAGAGAAGAAAGTTAAATAGGCACGAGTCGTTATTCAAGAGGCACGAGTTTCGTACCTATATAAGTCATTTAAAACCCCGAAGATCGAAAAGGATTGACGATATGAATCTGATGACGCAAAAGAGTCCAAATTcagcattaaatatcaaatacgttagagaatttgtatttaataggaatgattgagtaacgtttcttttaatgtcatttattgctcataattgtctcATTAAGACAAATGCATTACAcattctcctagaatcaactataaaatgAGAAGGACTCGACATCTGTAGAGAGGAAGATTATTGAGACTTTACTGAAATTCAAAGCTATTTACTGCTTTATCATCGTTCTCAaaaatcttttattattttcgtctcctgattatcagtaacccgaatttctcttcgtttctagctttgaccaaagactcagatttttggttaaacaaattagtTCTGTTACCGGGAaactgataatcttttcttttaagctacgctctatccgttgttatcatcatgtaaaacaacaacaaccacagtGAAAACACcttgggaaaccatgaaaatcaaacCCATCAAAATCAAGGAGACCTACCGAACATTGACGTGGTTCCCTTCCCTCtagattcaccacgtcaatctcatGAAGGCACTCCTGCCcctgaatcccgtgctgatcaacaagaacaatctgaacattttgaaggaggtGCAAgtgaagctttacaaaagctaattgatgcacaggtcggcaaagctcttcaggctctagttagtcgattgcctgctgcactacccacaccaactcctaataataatacattggagaatcctcgctctggtcttgttaattctgaaaatggaggaaccaccagtgaaccacaggagaccaggtaattcaaataattcctatttgtaaaatttagttctaaccttgcagaaacatattaaggaacaaaatgagcgtattgagcaaatccctggagttccgcctgtatTAAAAGGAGTACACATGGACagatactcacaacaaccttggaagccaagtgctgctccccttccaattgcgaaaaagttcaaaatgcctgacatcccgaaatatgatggtacaaCAGACCCAcatgaccacgtgactgcatttataacaggcgtgaaaggcaacgattTTACCAAACAAGAAATCGAATCAGTACTGGTCAAAAAATTTgaagaaacactcaccaagggtgcattaacctagtattctcttttatctgtaaattctataaatttttttgctgagcttgcagattcttttattaaagcacactcgggagctcaaaaggttgagaaaagaatggaagatattttcaaaatcaaacaaggggattcagagttgctcagagacgttgttgatagattccagcgtgaaagaatgactctaccccgtgtacctgacaactgggctgcaatagcttttgcaagtaatttaaatgacaaaagttctgaagccacgagaagactcaaagaaagccttcgagaattccctgcaaccacgtggaatgatgtttacaacaggtacagtacgaagctgcgaattgaagaagataccgtacctaagtttcatcatgaagaaaggggcggtTCTAGAAGATCAGAAActgaaaaaagatcaggtaaaaataggtacgatccatatatgggacctgcaggaaaagactcacggtcaaaacaagatagccagcaatatgatcaaaaatcgaggaacagggaatctggttcttcatcaagattcagaaatgatcggaacagacaagagtcaagagatgatgacagaagtttaaaggcaaggttcggcggatataactttaatgtcactacctccgagctcgtggctgttttgagaagcatgggagataaggtacaaTGGCCAAAAGaaatgcggtcaaatccaaatagacacaatccagatcattggtgcgaattccacaatgatcacgggcacaaaacttcagaatgtagattatTGCAGAGTGAAGTTGATCATCTATTGAAGgaagggtacctcactgagttatttagtgaaaaagttaaacaagcctatatgaa
This window encodes:
- the LOC107813527 gene encoding uncharacterized protein LOC107813527, which translates into the protein MGICNSCESTSVATAKLILQDGRLQEFSYPIKASYLLQKDPNIFICNSDEMEFGDIVSAIKSDEELQLGQLYFALPLNRLKRKLKAEEMAELAVKASSALNSICGKEKCGCRNKVDLFSGEKDGGKLGKKVAGGGGSTVAEGRRGRRSSGGGGDGRRGKFTARLSAIPE